The Pogona vitticeps strain Pit_001003342236 chromosome 6, PviZW2.1, whole genome shotgun sequence genome contains a region encoding:
- the CDK5RAP3 gene encoding CDK5 regulatory subunit-associated protein 3 isoform X4: protein MDYQNLPIDIQTSKLLDWLVDRRHCNLKWQAQVRTVREKIAVAIQDMPENEEIKQLLSGSYIHYFHCLRIVDILKGTEASTKNIFGRYSSQRMKDWQEIVSLYEKDNTYLVELASLLVRNVSYEIPSFKKQISKCQQLQQEYSRKEEEYQLAASEMRERFYTSCKQYGITGDNVHRELLALVKDLPSQLSDIGAAASGLLEAINLYQACVQFVCDSSTEEVVPLLRHVQARGNTTIYEWRRGVKPTSVERPRTEAVQQVVVKDAIDWGDFGAESASTVEAVDCGISVEGASEEIDWGISLEFEAQENAAGGIDWGDGSDGAAQIMVLEAGSDAPEGIAQGPDALTILETSETRNQFIDELMELEIFLSQRIVEMSEEADILAMSQFQLAPPILQDQTKGKLEAMMAAIQDLIGRLTSLRMQHLFMILASPRYVDRVTELLHQKLKQADLLLLKKEHMVKKRQDALEEQANLEPKLDVLVQKTKDLQKLIEADISKRYSGRPVNLMGATL from the exons ATG GATTATCAGAACCTGCCAATTGATATACAAACTAGCAAGCTGCTTG ACTGGCTGGTGGATAGACGACATTGCAACCTGAAATGGCAGGCCCAGGTCCGCACTGTTCGTGAGAAGATCGCTGTGGCCATCCAGGACATGCCAGAAAATGAAGAGATCAAACAGCTTCTCTCTGGTTCCT ATATTCATTATTTTCACTGCCTCAGGATTGTGGACatccttaaagggacagaagcctCAACTAAAAATATATTTGGTCGCTACTCTTCTCAACGTATGAAG gactGGCAAGAAATTGTATCTCTGTATGAAAAGGACAACACCTACTTAG TTGAACTGGCCAGCCTCCTAGTGCGAAATGTCAGCTATGAGATCCCTTCCTTCAAGAAGCAGATCAGCAAGTgtcagcagctgcagcaggaaTACAGCCGCAAGGAAGAGGAGTATCAGTTGGCAGCTAGTGAGATGAGGGAGCGCTTCTACACTTCTTGCAAGCAGTATGGAATTACG GGAGACAACGTACACCGGGAGCTTTTGGCTTTGGTGAAAGACTTACCATCACAGCTCAGTGATATTGGGGCTGCTGCTAGTGGGCTTTTGGAAGCTATCAACCTTTACCAGGCCTGTGTGCAGTTTGTATGTGACAG TTCCACAGAGGAAGTGGTCCCATTACTGCGGCATGTGCAGGCTCGGGGCAACACTACCATTTATGAGTGGCGGCGAGGAGTCAAGCCAACCTCAGTGGAACGGCCAAGGACAGAGGCAGTGCAGCAAGTTGTAGTTAAGGATGCG ATTGACTGGGGAGACTTTGGAGCAGAATCAGCATCTACAGTTGAGGCGGTTGATTGTGGCATCTCGGTTGAAGGAGCAAGTGAGGAGATAGACTGGGGGATTTCTCTCGAGTTCGAAGCTCAA GAGAATGCTGCTGGAGGCATAGACTGGGGAGATGGGAGTGATGGTGCGGCTCAGATTATGGTGCTGGAAGCTGGCAGTGACG CCCCAGAGGGAATTGCACAAGGGCCAGATGCTCTCACCATTCTGGAAACCTCAGAGACCCGAAATCAGTTCATTGATGAGCTTATGGAG CTGGAAATCTTCCTTTCACAGCGCATTGTTGAGATGAGTGAAGAAGCAGACATCCTAGCCATGAGCCAGTTCCAGTTAGCCCCACCCATCCTTCAGGATCAGACTAAGGGAAAATTGGAGGCCATGATGGCAGCCATCCAAGATCTTATTGGCCGTCTGACCAGTCTCCGAATGCAACATCTTTTCATGATCCTTGCTTCCCCAAG GTACGTGGACCGTGTGACTGAGCTGCTCCATCAGAAATTGAAACAGGCAGACTTGCTGCTCTTGAAAAAGGAGCACATGGTTAAGAAGCGGCAGGATGCACTGGAGGAACAGGCCAACCTAGAGCCAAAGCTTGATGTCCTTGTACAGAAAACCAAGGATTTACAGAAACTG attgAAGCTGATATCTCGAAACGGTATAGTGGCCGACCTGTGAACCTGATGGGGGCCACCCTCTAA
- the CDK5RAP3 gene encoding CDK5 regulatory subunit-associated protein 3 isoform X3 codes for MQDYQNLPIDIQTSKLLDWLVDRRHCNLKWQAQVRTVREKIAVAIQDMPENEEIKQLLSGSYIHYFHCLRIVDILKGTEASTKNIFGRYSSQRMKDWQEIVSLYEKDNTYLVELASLLVRNVSYEIPSFKKQISKCQQLQQEYSRKEEEYQLAASEMRERFYTSCKQYGITGDNVHRELLALVKDLPSQLSDIGAAASGLLEAINLYQACVQFVCDSSTEEVVPLLRHVQARGNTTIYEWRRGVKPTSVERPRTEAVQQVVVKDAIDWGDFGAESASTVEAVDCGISVEGASEEIDWGISLEFEAQENAAGGIDWGDGSDGAAQIMVLEAGSDAPEGIAQGPDALTILETSETRNQFIDELMELEIFLSQRIVEMSEEADILAMSQFQLAPPILQDQTKGKLEAMMAAIQDLIGRLTSLRMQHLFMILASPRYVDRVTELLHQKLKQADLLLLKKEHMVKKRQDALEEQANLEPKLDVLVQKTKDLQKLIEADISKRYSGRPVNLMGATL; via the exons ATG CAGGATTATCAGAACCTGCCAATTGATATACAAACTAGCAAGCTGCTTG ACTGGCTGGTGGATAGACGACATTGCAACCTGAAATGGCAGGCCCAGGTCCGCACTGTTCGTGAGAAGATCGCTGTGGCCATCCAGGACATGCCAGAAAATGAAGAGATCAAACAGCTTCTCTCTGGTTCCT ATATTCATTATTTTCACTGCCTCAGGATTGTGGACatccttaaagggacagaagcctCAACTAAAAATATATTTGGTCGCTACTCTTCTCAACGTATGAAG gactGGCAAGAAATTGTATCTCTGTATGAAAAGGACAACACCTACTTAG TTGAACTGGCCAGCCTCCTAGTGCGAAATGTCAGCTATGAGATCCCTTCCTTCAAGAAGCAGATCAGCAAGTgtcagcagctgcagcaggaaTACAGCCGCAAGGAAGAGGAGTATCAGTTGGCAGCTAGTGAGATGAGGGAGCGCTTCTACACTTCTTGCAAGCAGTATGGAATTACG GGAGACAACGTACACCGGGAGCTTTTGGCTTTGGTGAAAGACTTACCATCACAGCTCAGTGATATTGGGGCTGCTGCTAGTGGGCTTTTGGAAGCTATCAACCTTTACCAGGCCTGTGTGCAGTTTGTATGTGACAG TTCCACAGAGGAAGTGGTCCCATTACTGCGGCATGTGCAGGCTCGGGGCAACACTACCATTTATGAGTGGCGGCGAGGAGTCAAGCCAACCTCAGTGGAACGGCCAAGGACAGAGGCAGTGCAGCAAGTTGTAGTTAAGGATGCG ATTGACTGGGGAGACTTTGGAGCAGAATCAGCATCTACAGTTGAGGCGGTTGATTGTGGCATCTCGGTTGAAGGAGCAAGTGAGGAGATAGACTGGGGGATTTCTCTCGAGTTCGAAGCTCAA GAGAATGCTGCTGGAGGCATAGACTGGGGAGATGGGAGTGATGGTGCGGCTCAGATTATGGTGCTGGAAGCTGGCAGTGACG CCCCAGAGGGAATTGCACAAGGGCCAGATGCTCTCACCATTCTGGAAACCTCAGAGACCCGAAATCAGTTCATTGATGAGCTTATGGAG CTGGAAATCTTCCTTTCACAGCGCATTGTTGAGATGAGTGAAGAAGCAGACATCCTAGCCATGAGCCAGTTCCAGTTAGCCCCACCCATCCTTCAGGATCAGACTAAGGGAAAATTGGAGGCCATGATGGCAGCCATCCAAGATCTTATTGGCCGTCTGACCAGTCTCCGAATGCAACATCTTTTCATGATCCTTGCTTCCCCAAG GTACGTGGACCGTGTGACTGAGCTGCTCCATCAGAAATTGAAACAGGCAGACTTGCTGCTCTTGAAAAAGGAGCACATGGTTAAGAAGCGGCAGGATGCACTGGAGGAACAGGCCAACCTAGAGCCAAAGCTTGATGTCCTTGTACAGAAAACCAAGGATTTACAGAAACTG attgAAGCTGATATCTCGAAACGGTATAGTGGCCGACCTGTGAACCTGATGGGGGCCACCCTCTAA
- the CDK5RAP3 gene encoding CDK5 regulatory subunit-associated protein 3 isoform X2, translated as MPPANQKKGCVAFTAFSFRFAKWLGRTDLLDWLRGKDSALRLCRLAVYAEGANREEKQLLFTSDPVAIMQDYQNLPIDIQTSKLLDWLVDRRHCNLKWQAQVRTVREKIAVAIQDMPENEEIKQLLSGSYIHYFHCLRIVDILKGTEASTKNIFGRYSSQRMKDWQEIVSLYEKDNTYLVELASLLVRNVSYEIPSFKKQISKCQQLQQEYSRKEEEYQLAASEMRERFYTSCKQYGITGDNVHRELLALVKDLPSQLSDIGAAASGLLEAINLYQACVQFVCDSSTEEVVPLLRHVQARGNTTIYEWRRGVKPTSVERPRTEAVQQVVVKDAIDWGDFGAESASTVEAVDCGISVEGASEEIDWGISLEFEAQENAAGGIDWGDGSDGAAQIMVLEAGSDAPEGIAQGPDALTILETSETRNQFIDELMELEIFLSQRIVEMSEEADILAMSQFQLAPPILQDQTKGKLEAMMAAIQDLIGRLTSLRMQHLFMILASPRYVDRVTELLHQKLKQADLLLLKKEHMVKKRQDALEEQANLEPKLDVLVQKTKDLQKLIEADISKRYSGRPVNLMGATL; from the exons ATGCCGCCAGCCAATCAGAAAAAAGGCTGCGTGGCCTTTACGGCATTTTCCTttcgctttgcaaaatggttggGCAGAACGGACCTCCTTGATTGGCTGCGGGGAAAGGACTCGGCCCTGCGTCTCTGTCGATTGGCTGTCTATGCGGAAGGGGCGAATCGGGAAGAGAAGCAACTTCTTTTCACATCAGACCCAGTGGCAATCATGCAG GATTATCAGAACCTGCCAATTGATATACAAACTAGCAAGCTGCTTG ACTGGCTGGTGGATAGACGACATTGCAACCTGAAATGGCAGGCCCAGGTCCGCACTGTTCGTGAGAAGATCGCTGTGGCCATCCAGGACATGCCAGAAAATGAAGAGATCAAACAGCTTCTCTCTGGTTCCT ATATTCATTATTTTCACTGCCTCAGGATTGTGGACatccttaaagggacagaagcctCAACTAAAAATATATTTGGTCGCTACTCTTCTCAACGTATGAAG gactGGCAAGAAATTGTATCTCTGTATGAAAAGGACAACACCTACTTAG TTGAACTGGCCAGCCTCCTAGTGCGAAATGTCAGCTATGAGATCCCTTCCTTCAAGAAGCAGATCAGCAAGTgtcagcagctgcagcaggaaTACAGCCGCAAGGAAGAGGAGTATCAGTTGGCAGCTAGTGAGATGAGGGAGCGCTTCTACACTTCTTGCAAGCAGTATGGAATTACG GGAGACAACGTACACCGGGAGCTTTTGGCTTTGGTGAAAGACTTACCATCACAGCTCAGTGATATTGGGGCTGCTGCTAGTGGGCTTTTGGAAGCTATCAACCTTTACCAGGCCTGTGTGCAGTTTGTATGTGACAG TTCCACAGAGGAAGTGGTCCCATTACTGCGGCATGTGCAGGCTCGGGGCAACACTACCATTTATGAGTGGCGGCGAGGAGTCAAGCCAACCTCAGTGGAACGGCCAAGGACAGAGGCAGTGCAGCAAGTTGTAGTTAAGGATGCG ATTGACTGGGGAGACTTTGGAGCAGAATCAGCATCTACAGTTGAGGCGGTTGATTGTGGCATCTCGGTTGAAGGAGCAAGTGAGGAGATAGACTGGGGGATTTCTCTCGAGTTCGAAGCTCAA GAGAATGCTGCTGGAGGCATAGACTGGGGAGATGGGAGTGATGGTGCGGCTCAGATTATGGTGCTGGAAGCTGGCAGTGACG CCCCAGAGGGAATTGCACAAGGGCCAGATGCTCTCACCATTCTGGAAACCTCAGAGACCCGAAATCAGTTCATTGATGAGCTTATGGAG CTGGAAATCTTCCTTTCACAGCGCATTGTTGAGATGAGTGAAGAAGCAGACATCCTAGCCATGAGCCAGTTCCAGTTAGCCCCACCCATCCTTCAGGATCAGACTAAGGGAAAATTGGAGGCCATGATGGCAGCCATCCAAGATCTTATTGGCCGTCTGACCAGTCTCCGAATGCAACATCTTTTCATGATCCTTGCTTCCCCAAG GTACGTGGACCGTGTGACTGAGCTGCTCCATCAGAAATTGAAACAGGCAGACTTGCTGCTCTTGAAAAAGGAGCACATGGTTAAGAAGCGGCAGGATGCACTGGAGGAACAGGCCAACCTAGAGCCAAAGCTTGATGTCCTTGTACAGAAAACCAAGGATTTACAGAAACTG attgAAGCTGATATCTCGAAACGGTATAGTGGCCGACCTGTGAACCTGATGGGGGCCACCCTCTAA
- the CDK5RAP3 gene encoding CDK5 regulatory subunit-associated protein 3 isoform X1 — protein MPPANQKKGCVAFTAFSFRFAKWLGRTDLLDWLRGKDSALRLCRLAVYAEGANREEKQLLFTSDPVAIMQQDYQNLPIDIQTSKLLDWLVDRRHCNLKWQAQVRTVREKIAVAIQDMPENEEIKQLLSGSYIHYFHCLRIVDILKGTEASTKNIFGRYSSQRMKDWQEIVSLYEKDNTYLVELASLLVRNVSYEIPSFKKQISKCQQLQQEYSRKEEEYQLAASEMRERFYTSCKQYGITGDNVHRELLALVKDLPSQLSDIGAAASGLLEAINLYQACVQFVCDSSTEEVVPLLRHVQARGNTTIYEWRRGVKPTSVERPRTEAVQQVVVKDAIDWGDFGAESASTVEAVDCGISVEGASEEIDWGISLEFEAQENAAGGIDWGDGSDGAAQIMVLEAGSDAPEGIAQGPDALTILETSETRNQFIDELMELEIFLSQRIVEMSEEADILAMSQFQLAPPILQDQTKGKLEAMMAAIQDLIGRLTSLRMQHLFMILASPRYVDRVTELLHQKLKQADLLLLKKEHMVKKRQDALEEQANLEPKLDVLVQKTKDLQKLIEADISKRYSGRPVNLMGATL, from the exons ATGCCGCCAGCCAATCAGAAAAAAGGCTGCGTGGCCTTTACGGCATTTTCCTttcgctttgcaaaatggttggGCAGAACGGACCTCCTTGATTGGCTGCGGGGAAAGGACTCGGCCCTGCGTCTCTGTCGATTGGCTGTCTATGCGGAAGGGGCGAATCGGGAAGAGAAGCAACTTCTTTTCACATCAGACCCAGTGGCAATCATGCAG CAGGATTATCAGAACCTGCCAATTGATATACAAACTAGCAAGCTGCTTG ACTGGCTGGTGGATAGACGACATTGCAACCTGAAATGGCAGGCCCAGGTCCGCACTGTTCGTGAGAAGATCGCTGTGGCCATCCAGGACATGCCAGAAAATGAAGAGATCAAACAGCTTCTCTCTGGTTCCT ATATTCATTATTTTCACTGCCTCAGGATTGTGGACatccttaaagggacagaagcctCAACTAAAAATATATTTGGTCGCTACTCTTCTCAACGTATGAAG gactGGCAAGAAATTGTATCTCTGTATGAAAAGGACAACACCTACTTAG TTGAACTGGCCAGCCTCCTAGTGCGAAATGTCAGCTATGAGATCCCTTCCTTCAAGAAGCAGATCAGCAAGTgtcagcagctgcagcaggaaTACAGCCGCAAGGAAGAGGAGTATCAGTTGGCAGCTAGTGAGATGAGGGAGCGCTTCTACACTTCTTGCAAGCAGTATGGAATTACG GGAGACAACGTACACCGGGAGCTTTTGGCTTTGGTGAAAGACTTACCATCACAGCTCAGTGATATTGGGGCTGCTGCTAGTGGGCTTTTGGAAGCTATCAACCTTTACCAGGCCTGTGTGCAGTTTGTATGTGACAG TTCCACAGAGGAAGTGGTCCCATTACTGCGGCATGTGCAGGCTCGGGGCAACACTACCATTTATGAGTGGCGGCGAGGAGTCAAGCCAACCTCAGTGGAACGGCCAAGGACAGAGGCAGTGCAGCAAGTTGTAGTTAAGGATGCG ATTGACTGGGGAGACTTTGGAGCAGAATCAGCATCTACAGTTGAGGCGGTTGATTGTGGCATCTCGGTTGAAGGAGCAAGTGAGGAGATAGACTGGGGGATTTCTCTCGAGTTCGAAGCTCAA GAGAATGCTGCTGGAGGCATAGACTGGGGAGATGGGAGTGATGGTGCGGCTCAGATTATGGTGCTGGAAGCTGGCAGTGACG CCCCAGAGGGAATTGCACAAGGGCCAGATGCTCTCACCATTCTGGAAACCTCAGAGACCCGAAATCAGTTCATTGATGAGCTTATGGAG CTGGAAATCTTCCTTTCACAGCGCATTGTTGAGATGAGTGAAGAAGCAGACATCCTAGCCATGAGCCAGTTCCAGTTAGCCCCACCCATCCTTCAGGATCAGACTAAGGGAAAATTGGAGGCCATGATGGCAGCCATCCAAGATCTTATTGGCCGTCTGACCAGTCTCCGAATGCAACATCTTTTCATGATCCTTGCTTCCCCAAG GTACGTGGACCGTGTGACTGAGCTGCTCCATCAGAAATTGAAACAGGCAGACTTGCTGCTCTTGAAAAAGGAGCACATGGTTAAGAAGCGGCAGGATGCACTGGAGGAACAGGCCAACCTAGAGCCAAAGCTTGATGTCCTTGTACAGAAAACCAAGGATTTACAGAAACTG attgAAGCTGATATCTCGAAACGGTATAGTGGCCGACCTGTGAACCTGATGGGGGCCACCCTCTAA